A stretch of DNA from Halobacterium sp. DL1:
CAGTTCACTCTGCACCTCCAAAACCATCCAAAGGAAGGCTAGGGTACACAGGTGCAAACGCCGCTGGCTCTCTCCGGCAGAGGGGCCATCAAACGACGAGTGTCTTTAACCGATATATCAGGATTCACTCATTGGCTGACGATGCGATCCGCGGTGGAGTTTGTCGCCCCCGAGAGGGGCGAGGCAGCTATCATAGGCACCCACTCAACAACCATGTCTTCCGAACACGAGCAACACCGATCACGATTCAATGGCGAGTATACTGAGCACCCGAGCGAAGAACCGTGGGCAGCTCTCGAACTGACGCTCCCTCACGGCAGAAGTCCAACTGGGGTCGTCTCATTTGTCGAGTGCGCACTCGTCGAACTCACTCACGAAGAGGTCGGTGCCGAGTTCGTCTCGACGAGTGTGGCGGGCGTGAAGCGGACACAGTTCATCGTCGTCACTCCCATCCCCAACGAACGCGTTCTCGTCCACGAGCCAAGCGACGAAGCATTCGACTCGATTCTCCAACTGGCGGTCTTCCATCGAGGCTGGACCGCCGCTCGCGACGCCGGCGAAGGAGGACAGTGATGCAACAGACGCTTGCTGGCTGTGCCTTCTGCGACGCCCCGCCCGGCGCCGAGGTCGGCGAGGCGCACACCTGGGGAAAAGACGAACGAGTCACACACCCGATCTGCGTCGACTGCGCGATCCAGTCGAATCCCGATCCCGACGATCGTGACCACCACGCCTGCGATAGCTGTGGCCTCGTCGTCGATGCGCTTGCAGCCCTCACACGGCTCCGTATCGAACTCGGCCACCTGGAAGGCCCACTACAGCTGTGTGCGAGATGTAGCCCCGGGGGGCCCGCGACGTACTGGACGCGGGACCTAGGCGACCATCTCGTTAGTGAGCCTTGATACAGAGTCGTAGTCGGTCGGAAAGGGATGAAGAGGGCTCTGTTGAAATACTCAGTCGCGGATAATTTGTTGGGCCGTTCTGAATCAGGGCGCGAAGCGGTCAACGACGAAGGTCGTGATAGGGCTGTTCAAATCGGTAGAGACAAAAGATGCCTGTCGAACTTCACTTTCAGTCCGAGGCCACCATCTTTGACCATCCCTGTGGAATACGATAGTGAGAACAGCACTCACCGGCAGGTGTCAAACTGCCGAAGCAGTATCACAAAACCTATCGGCACCATAGCGGGAATATCCTAATCATGACTCCTCCCACACCAGGCACGAACAACCCCTATAGTGAGGAGGAACCCTATGCAGACGCGCTTCTACGCGGTATTGAGCTCGCAGTAGAGGACGTGTTCGACGATCCTGGTCGAAACATTACGCGAACGGAGCAAGAGAAGCTGTGCTACTTCGCGATTAAGGAGTTCGACCTCCCGGTCACCTATAGCTGGTACCTTGCTGGCGCCTACACGAAGGTTGCCGGCGAGCCCGACAACGCCCCGGGACGGATGACCACCAACACAGGTGGGGTTCGACGCGATCACGGTGAAACCGAGGAAGTGCAACAGTATCGGGACTACTTCGCATCCGAGGTTTTTTTCGACGATTACGACCTGCGGGAAGTTTGGTATACCGGGAAATTCGACTTTCTCCGCGACTTCTACCAGGAATGCGCTCCCGAGGAGTACACCGATCTCTATCTCACGTCTACGGACATCCGGGAGTACCTCGAAACCCTGGATGAGACGATTGAACAGGAAACAACGAACCATTCGCTGTCGGATTTCGGCGGAGGCTCACAGGGAGGGTTGCTGTCTGAATCAGACGAGCAAGAGTTCCGATTGCTCATCTCTGACCTCCATCTCGAGCTTGCGGAAATCGACGATCTGTCCGAGATAGTGGACTTAGTCACTCGTGGAACAGATGTTATTGAGCAGGTGTTTGCGCAGCTCACGACCCTCGAGTCAATATCAAGCGAGCAAGAAACTGTGTTACAGGATCTCGCTCCGTACTTCTACTATGATGTCTGGCGGTATCCGGCGTTGTACATCTCGACGCAAACTGCAGAGGGTCCGAATCGACACCACTTGGTTGAGGAGCACGCAGACCGGTTTACGAGTTTCCACGAAGACCTACTCTCGCGACGGAATCGACTGAGTGAGCGATGTGCTGATGCGGATTTGTACCCGCGAGCTGGCCATCACTCCCAGCGAGTTGACGGAGAACAGATGGCGCATCTGCACGAGATGGCACGAGAGGTTCTGGAGGGTTCTGAATGAGCGAAGCTGCCCGACTCAACCTGGATACATCGGTGATGGTGAATTACGTCTATTCACAACTTCCGAGCGACCTCGAGGAGGATCGCGGCTGTCAGCGACTCATTGATGGTGAGTCGTTCTATACCGTGATTGGTGGGAAGGCCAACGGCGAATTCGATGCGCTCTGTGACCGTCGGTACAACCTCTACGATGACGTGGTCGCCTACCTCCGAGATTCTGATAACGAGATTTTCGATTACGATCCACGTGACCGGGATATTCACGTCAGTCCGAACGACCGGAGTCATTTCCGGGAGGATATCCAGATGAGTTGGTACAATATGGATAAGCGGGAGCAGTTGGCTACCCTGCGTCGCTGCCTTCAGGATATTGAGCTGTATCAGGTTCAGTTACCAGATGAATTGATTGACCGGTGTTTCCCGCAGCAGAGCAACGACCAGTTGTTACGTCGGTTCCGGAGAGACCTCGACATTGGCCATGATTGCGAGATACTCGTCGATGCTGTCGAGATATCTCGCCAGCACTCTGTCTCTACTCTCGTTGCTGTGGATTCGGATCTTAGCAACAGAGAGCACATCGATATTGTGTATGAAATTATTGAGGATGTACTCGGTGTATCGGGGCTACTCCGTATTTCGGAGCCTGACGGTGTAAGCGCTGCTAGCAGCGATTGAGCTTCTGTAGACGGTGCAAGGGAAACAAAATTCGACCGGATTATTTAGTGATATTCGCATGAATAGAACGCACTCACGGTGCTGAACTCATGCCCTGTATGTGTCACGCCCTTCCTGCCAAGGTCTGAAGGTTTCAACAGAGCTGTGTAGACTTGCTCACAGCGTAGTCACAGCCTCACTTCCTCCCCCTTATGGTCAGATCGTCGTTGAGCGACGTTCTACACGCCCATCTGTTACCGCGACGGCGTCCTTCTGTTCCAGACGTCGCAGAATCTCCTGTACGTCCGCTACAGACCAGTCAAGTTCCTGGTGCAGGTCAGTCACCGATTTCGGTTCGTCAAGCGCGTGCAACACCTCCAGTTCCTCGTAGACCCGCTCGGTGATCTCCGCGACAGGGTCGTGCAACGGTGTCGTCACGTTGTGTTGCTCGGTGAGATCGGTCAACGCTTCGTTGACGTACGTCACGAACAATTCTTGATCCAATAGTTCGACCTGCGTGTCGAGTTCGGCTTCGACGACGTCGAACTCGAGGCCGGTCTGCATCAGCGAGAACATATCCTCGATGTCGCCCACCCGACCGGCAACCGCTTTGAACAGGAAGATATCTTCTGGACTCACGAGTTCGACCACGAGATTCCCAGGATCGAGATAGCGTTCGCTCCGCTTACGGATTCCTGGAGACAGAATCAGCTTGCCGATCACCTGCTGGTTGAAAACGTCGATGCGACACCCATCATCGTTCTCGAGGATTCGCTGGGCACCGAGCTCTTCGTACTCTTCGTCCGGTTCCCGGACGATATCGTACCCCAACTCGAGGAGCACTGCCTGGAGCTGACTCAGATCGTCGCCGGAGGAGACGATGAGGTCGATATCTTTGGTCGTTTCCTTGAGTCCGCGAAACGCCATCGACCCACCGCCAATCAAGAAGACGGTGAGTGGATTGTCCAGCTGCTGGCCGATGCGTTCGAGTTCTGAGCGAATGTATGCCCTGTCGAATCGCGCCCTCATAGCGTCACCTCGTACTCGTCAGCCAGTTCCTGGAAGTCCTCCCACTCGGGGAGTTGCGACGTCCGCTGGTCACCGCTGGTGTCGAGATACGTGTAGAGGTCGTCGACGACGTCGTCGACGCCGTACTTGGTGGCTTGGGCTCGGAGCTCGTCCCGGTCGATGTCGGCGTGACTGAGCAGGAGCAGGCAGTATGACTGCGTTCGTGCACCCGAATCGATCACGAGCATGTGGCAGCACAACATCTCTGGGGAGAGGTCGCCCGCCGTCTCCGAATAGAGGTAGTGTCTGCGGTCACGTGCCAACAGCGGGAGGCCGTATCGCTGAAACTGGTCTGGCCCTGTCGGAATGAAGTGTTCCTCAGTGGGTTCAGTCGGCGTCTGGACAAGGAACTCGTCGAGGGACTCCCACAGAATGGTGTACGTGTCGGTCTGTGCTTCAACAGTCTGGCGGTGGAGGTGATGGGCAAGCTCGCGGGCGAATACGCTCAGCGGCTCGAAGCCGCCATTCAGTGCGTACGCCCCGTCGTCAGTTTGGTAGACGATTCCGCGATGTTGAAGCGGGGCAAGCATACGGTGGACGGTACTTCGGTGGACGTCAGCGCAGCCTGCGAGTTCGGTCGCGGTCCGCGGGGTATCGAGGAAGTAGCAGACACGGAGGGCAGCCCCTGACAACAGCTCCGGCCAGTCGATGTGTGAATACTGCTGGGTGAGGTCCGTGAGTAACTCGAGTGCCTTTGCGTCCGACAGTCGAATCCGCTTTGTTTTCCCCTGTCGACGTGTCTCGACGAGGCCAGCCGTTTCGAGCCGCTCGACGAGTTCGGAAGTGTAGCTGAGACTCCGATCGAGATTCGTTGCAAGTTCAGAGACCGTCTGCTCACCGTGGAGGGCTGTAAGGGCGCGAACCTCGCCTTCTGTGAGCATGCTGTTGCATACGAGCGAACTGATATATAAATGACTTCGGTATTTTGCAACACTCGGCTGACTCAGTCGAGACGGGAACGTACAGAGTGAAAGCCCTCGGCCGCTCGGCATCCCGCGACCCACGCTGCGCTCCTCGTGCCTGTGGTGCTTGCGGGGTCGGGGGACGTTCACGGCGCTTCGCGCCGTGTGCTCGGGAGACGGAGTCTCCCGGTGACCGAGACGACCTCGCCCTTTCTGAGTCCACCAGGAGAGCGGCTGTGTCACTGAGCGTCGAGCCCGGTTGAACAGGTTCTTTGTTACGGCACGCCCCGCTCGCCGCTTCCGCCCTCCGCATCGCTCGCGACCGACCATTCCGGGCGTGCGGGCGCTCTCCGCACCGCGAGCGCCCGTTCCGGGCTAAAATGAATCTGGTCTCGACGCCAGCGGGTATCCCCGTCGGTTGCGCCCCTTGCGGGCTTTCGCGTTCCAGCGCTTTGTGCCGCCTGCGCTGTCGCGCGCCACACGGCGGCGCGCGTTCTCGACGACAGTCGCCCTGGACACGGTCCCGCGCATCGGGCCGGACACGAGCGGGCATATCCCGCTGGACGCTTGCTCCGGGCGGGTCGGCGCGCGGTGCTGGTTGGGTGACCTTCCTTTGGCGCTCTCGCTCGCGCCCCAGGGGGCGCTCACGAAGGCGCGAGCGAGAGCGCGCAGATGGTTGAGTTGGTCGTTGTGGACAGCCACGGCTGGAGAGTCGTGGTGTCGGAAGAAGACGCCGAGTGAGCGCCTTCGGAATTGTGGAGAATTCCAATGTCAAGTAAGAACGTTCCCAGTGAAGTAGTTTCGGTCGATGAACAGGCATTCGAAAAATCAGACGAAGCGGCAGTCGATGAAGACGGCTTCGAGGTCGTCGATGAGACGCCGGAGTTCCAGGCAACGGTGCAGATGGAGGTACAGGCAAAGGTCGATGCAAATCACCCGGACGGGATGGTCGACACCAGTGAAGAGCGGATCTACGGTGCGACTCTCGAACAAGAAGAGCGCATTCGGGCGCGAGAGGCTGAACTGGAGCGCATCAGTGCCCAGGCGGAGCTGGGGACGCAAGAAGGTCGGGAGAAGCGGACGCGAGATATCGCAGCGAAGCGGAGCGCTGAGCGGCGTGCAGAGTTCCAGAAGCGGGCGGCGAGCGTGAATCCGATGGCTGACCCGGAGCGAGGCGATCCTCGTGCAGAACTCACGCAGGAGCAGTTAGCGGCGGTGAACAAGCAGTCGATGCGGCTGGCCGAAAAGCTGGATGGCTGGTCGCGAGCAGCGATTGGTCGGCGGCTGGGTGAAGCCGTAGTCGGTGGGAAAGACATGATGAGTGCAGTCATTGGGGTGTTCGAGGAGTTGCAGACGGCGCCGGGACAGGTGGTCCCCATCGGGATGCTCGAGGACGTCAATCGCAAAGAGGTGAGCATCGAGGGCCGAGTCGAGGTGCTCTGGGATGCGGACTCGCCGGCCATCGCGCAAGTCGGGCTAATCGCGGACGACAGTGGGAAAACGAAGGTGACGTCATGGGTTGCGAGTGACCAACCCTGGATCGAAGAGGGCGAGCGCGTGCGGATTCACGGAGCGGCGAAGAACTGGTACAATGGGCGCGTCTCGGTGGCTCTAACCGGCTGGACCACGGTCCACTTCCCCGAGCGCGGTCGGTGGTGGGAAGCGTAGCCAGCGTGCGCGGCCTTCTTTTTTGCTACGTGCCGGACCGACCCAGACCCCACCTCCCCACCCTCCGCTCCGTGCTCGCTACGCTGCGCGCGCAGCCACAACCTTTGCTACGCAGAAATTCTCAACAACCTCGTTAGGCACTCTCATCGTATATACCTATTATCAGGAGAAAATGGCTCCATTAAAATCCTCAGCCGGTGATCGTTCTGGGCGTCCGTGCTGAATATAGAGCGCATGTCTCCCAGCGGGTGGCTAGTGCACGAAAGACTACTCGTCTTCCCCGGAATCTATGACACTCGACTTATGAATTGGAACACTTGTTCCTCCCTTCGCCCCCTGTTCGGCCCCGTCGAACCAGTTGTTTCTATGCTGGAAGATTAGTGAAGTCGTCGTACTCACCGCTCCTCTTGACCTATCGAGTCACCAATCCATTCAACGACACGTAGGAGTTCCACCATCGGCGATGGATCGGACACTTGTTCGATCGTGTGACGGGCGGTCCCGAACCCTGGTGGAAGGAGGTCTGCTGAGACAGTGAGCGGACGCTCGCCATCTGAGGCCCACTGAACTTCCCGGTACATAATGTGATTTGGTGCAATGTCACTGTACTCTGTGGACCGATCATATACAGTCGGACCCTCAACCACGCACGGAGCGATTCCACTAGGGAGATTCACTAAGAGAACATCACCGGGGTCAACTCCTTCAACGAACGTTCGGATGCTCCCAATAGCTTTTCCTGCCTTAATTTTCGTGTCTTCATCGGGATATATCTCCTCATGCATGATGTCCCGAATTATATCCCACTGGATTTGCCCCTTGAGCGTATTTCCATAAGGCTCGTGTACGGTTTCGGGGGTCAGGACACTACCGTCTGTAGCGAGCTCAACACCACCGTTAGTGGCAAGCGCCCAATCCGAGATCGTGACGACACCGTCCTCGAACAGTCGGTCAGCGTAGGCTTCTCGGTCAACGTCATGGTATGCGATATTGAATTTGAATAGTCGGTTGGATGAGACGATATCCCTAATTCGCCGCCATAGGGGCGTCTCCTCGGAAGTGCTCATACAGATACCAAGCGTCCATTGGCCAAATATCCAGCGAACATTAGCCAAGGTCCGAATAGAATCTAGACATAGGCCAAAACCAATTTTACCCTTGGGTTTTTTCTACTTGGCCCCTCACATAGCAGATATGGGACCTACTCCCCACTCCGAGGCGGTTGCAATTGCCTGCGAGAACAAGGCGGTACCCAGCGAATCCCAGGGGCGGTACAACGCAACCGGGCTTTTGGTTGTCGACTACAGCACAGGCCACTCCTTCAACAAAGACGACCACGACGGTAGCGCCTCAACCACAGCGTTCAACGCCGTAAGAGATGCCTCCCGCTACGGTGGAATCGGAACGATCCGAAGCCCTGATTCGGAACTGATCACCGTAGGTCGGTACGGAACTGACGGCATCCGGCTGCTGGACTCTGTTGGAACCAAGGACTACGACCTAAAGGGGCTGCAGTTCGAGGAGTACGCAGTACTCGGACCGGGCGACGACCGGTACGGACGTGTGAAGGACATCTCAGGGACGCTAGGGTCAACCGTTCGTCATCTTCCCGATGACAAAGCGGCTGACCTGCGGGAACTGCTCGCTGAACTTGAAGCTGAAGGGAGAATGCGGCGGCCTGTTCGATAAGCAAGCTACCCCATTACCAACGTATCACCCGGGTCGAAGTCCATCTCGGGACCGAACAACAATTATCTGAGCTCCCACGCCGAGAGCTTGTACTCATATTAGCTGCAACCGCTTCAGTCGTGTACCTGTTCACCGACT
This window harbors:
- a CDS encoding regulatory protein IclR, coding for MLTEGEVRALTALHGEQTVSELATNLDRSLSYTSELVERLETAGLVETRRQGKTKRIRLSDAKALELLTDLTQQYSHIDWPELLSGAALRVCYFLDTPRTATELAGCADVHRSTVHRMLAPLQHRGIVYQTDDGAYALNGGFEPLSVFARELAHHLHRQTVEAQTDTYTILWESLDEFLVQTPTEPTEEHFIPTGPDQFQRYGLPLLARDRRHYLYSETAGDLSPEMLCCHMLVIDSGARTQSYCLLLLSHADIDRDELRAQATKYGVDDVVDDLYTYLDTSGDQRTSQLPEWEDFQELADEYEVTL
- a CDS encoding DNA-binding protein, which gives rise to MSSKNVPSEVVSVDEQAFEKSDEAAVDEDGFEVVDETPEFQATVQMEVQAKVDANHPDGMVDTSEERIYGATLEQEERIRAREAELERISAQAELGTQEGREKRTRDIAAKRSAERRAEFQKRAASVNPMADPERGDPRAELTQEQLAAVNKQSMRLAEKLDGWSRAAIGRRLGEAVVGGKDMMSAVIGVFEELQTAPGQVVPIGMLEDVNRKEVSIEGRVEVLWDADSPAIAQVGLIADDSGKTKVTSWVASDQPWIEEGERVRIHGAAKNWYNGRVSVALTGWTTVHFPERGRWWEA